One window of Flavobacterium dauae genomic DNA carries:
- a CDS encoding thiolase family protein, with protein MNKKVVIVSAVRTPIGSFMGSLSTVAAPKLGAAAIKGALDKINLDPNKVEEVIMGNVVQAGNGQAPARQAALFAGLSTEVPCTTVNKVCASGMKAIMQGAQAIANGDADIIVAGGMENMSMIPHYANLRTGVKFGNTAFVDGMQRDGLSDAYENLAMGVYADQTATEFNISREQQDEFAINSYKKSAAAWDAGNFDAEVVPVAVPQRKGDPIMVTKDEEYTNVKLEKIPALNPAFTKEGTVTAANASTINDGAAAVILMSEEKANELGLKPLAYIKGFADAAQEPKWFTTAPAKALPKALDKAGVSLNDVDFFEFNEAFSVVGIANTNILKLDAAKVNVNGGAVSLGHPLGCSGARIVVTLLNVLDQNNGKIGAAAICNGGGGASAIVIEKI; from the coding sequence ATGAATAAAAAAGTGGTAATTGTATCAGCTGTAAGAACTCCGATAGGTAGTTTTATGGGCTCATTATCTACAGTTGCTGCTCCAAAATTAGGTGCAGCAGCAATTAAAGGTGCTTTAGATAAAATTAATTTAGATCCAAATAAGGTTGAAGAAGTTATAATGGGTAACGTGGTTCAGGCTGGTAACGGTCAGGCTCCGGCTCGTCAGGCTGCGTTATTTGCAGGTTTATCTACCGAAGTTCCGTGTACAACTGTAAATAAGGTGTGTGCTTCTGGTATGAAAGCAATTATGCAAGGTGCACAGGCAATTGCTAACGGTGATGCAGATATTATTGTTGCCGGTGGTATGGAAAACATGAGTATGATTCCTCATTATGCAAATTTAAGAACCGGAGTAAAATTTGGAAACACCGCTTTTGTTGACGGAATGCAAAGAGATGGTTTATCTGACGCATACGAAAACCTGGCAATGGGTGTTTATGCAGATCAAACTGCAACCGAATTTAATATCTCAAGAGAGCAGCAAGATGAATTTGCTATCAATTCTTATAAAAAATCGGCTGCTGCCTGGGATGCCGGTAATTTTGACGCAGAAGTTGTTCCGGTTGCTGTTCCTCAACGCAAAGGCGATCCAATTATGGTTACCAAAGATGAAGAATACACAAACGTTAAATTAGAAAAAATTCCGGCATTAAACCCGGCATTTACAAAAGAAGGAACGGTTACTGCCGCAAACGCATCTACAATTAACGATGGTGCTGCTGCCGTTATTTTAATGAGCGAAGAAAAAGCAAACGAATTAGGTTTAAAGCCTTTAGCATATATCAAAGGTTTTGCCGATGCTGCTCAAGAGCCTAAATGGTTTACAACAGCACCTGCAAAAGCATTACCTAAAGCATTAGACAAAGCAGGAGTTTCTTTAAACGATGTTGATTTCTTTGAATTCAACGAAGCTTTTTCTGTTGTAGGAATCGCAAATACAAACATCTTAAAATTAGATGCTGCCAAAGTTAACGTAAACGGTGGTGCGGTATCTTTAGGGCACCCTCTTGGTTGTTCAGGTGCTCGTATCGTAGTTACTTTATTAAATGTATTAGATCAAAACAACGGTAAAATTGGTGCGGCTGCTATTTGTAATGGTGGTGGTGGTGCTTCTGCCATTGTAATCGAAAAAATCTAA